In a genomic window of Vigna angularis cultivar LongXiaoDou No.4 chromosome 6, ASM1680809v1, whole genome shotgun sequence:
- the LOC108344093 gene encoding AT-hook motif nuclear-localized protein 17 codes for MKKSTRKPVGRPPGSKNKSSSSTQPVSQPLEPSMKVFSFRVPPNRDIMEFILNIAHNGHVSVAIISASGTVNNVTLHNSTMQHGPFTLLSLAGSYLYNNLYTLYPGATPPFPLSFTINLSTPNGHIFGGVISGSVIARQDVKLTVSTFKNSGILKFPPDLDNNKNNNNNTTTNNNTE; via the coding sequence ATGAAGAAATCCACAAGGAAGCCTGTGGGAAGGCCCCCAGGCTCCAAGAACAAGTCAAGCTCCAGCACTCAACCAGTGTCCCAACCTCTGGAGCCCTCCATGAAGGTCTTTTCTTTTAGGGTACCCCCAAACAGGGACATCATGGAGTTCATCTTGAACATTGCTCATAATGGTCATGTCAGTGTGGCCATCATTAGTGCCTCTGGCACAGTCAACAATGTGACACTTCACAACTCAACCATGCAGCATGGTCCCTTCACTTTGCTCTCCCTTGCTGGTTCCTACTTATACAACAACCTCTATACCCTTTACCCTGGAGCCACCCCTCCCTTTCCCCTATCTTTCACCATCAACCTCTCAACGCCTAATGGCCACATATTCGGAGGTGTCATTAGTGGTAGCGTCATTGCCCGTCAAGATGTTAAACTCACCGTCTCCACCTTCAAGAACAGTGGTATCCTCAAGTTTCCTCCAGATCTCgataacaataaaaacaataacaacaacactACCACCAACAACAACACTGAATGA